The Natronocella acetinitrilica genome has a segment encoding these proteins:
- the cysB gene encoding HTH-type transcriptional regulator CysB, giving the protein MKLNQLRYICEVARRNLNVSAAADALYTSQPGVSKQIRMLESELGVQIFERSGKHLSRITPAGEEILKAANRVLEDVRNIKAIAEEHKDDNRGSLSIATTQTQARHALPRVVSLFRDRYPNVSLHMHQGTPMQIADEAARGAVDFAIATEAIELFEDLVMLPCYRWNRSVIVPDGHPLLDRMPITLEDLAQYPLVTYVFGFTGRSKLDKAFQEQGLEPNVVFTATDAEVIKTYVNLGVGVGIVASMAFDSIRDSGLQAIDAAHLFEPSVTNIGFRRGSYLRSYMYDFIQLFAAHLTPEIIQRAIEAREPEQRAQLFEELNANLIEA; this is encoded by the coding sequence ATGAAACTGAATCAACTGCGTTACATTTGCGAGGTTGCCAGAAGGAACCTCAATGTATCAGCGGCCGCAGATGCACTGTATACCTCTCAACCGGGCGTCAGTAAGCAGATCCGCATGCTGGAATCAGAGTTGGGTGTGCAGATTTTCGAGCGTAGCGGCAAGCACCTGAGTCGGATCACGCCGGCGGGCGAAGAGATCCTCAAGGCCGCGAACCGCGTACTTGAAGATGTTCGTAACATCAAGGCCATCGCCGAAGAGCACAAGGACGACAATCGCGGCAGCCTGTCCATCGCAACGACCCAGACACAGGCCCGGCACGCCTTGCCGCGGGTGGTAAGCCTGTTTCGCGATCGATATCCCAACGTCAGTCTGCACATGCATCAGGGCACACCGATGCAGATTGCCGACGAGGCAGCCCGCGGCGCGGTGGATTTCGCGATAGCGACCGAGGCCATCGAACTTTTCGAGGACCTGGTGATGCTGCCCTGCTACCGGTGGAATCGCAGCGTCATCGTGCCGGACGGACACCCCTTGCTGGACCGGATGCCCATCACGCTGGAGGATCTCGCCCAGTATCCCCTGGTGACCTACGTGTTCGGTTTTACCGGCCGCTCGAAGCTGGACAAGGCGTTTCAGGAGCAGGGGCTGGAGCCCAATGTCGTGTTTACTGCCACGGACGCGGAAGTCATCAAGACCTACGTGAACCTGGGGGTGGGCGTAGGCATCGTTGCCAGCATGGCTTTCGATTCAATTCGCGACAGCGGCCTGCAGGCCATAGACGCAGCCCACCTGTTCGAACCCAGCGTTACCAATATCGGCTTTCGCCGGGGCAGTTACCTGCGCAGCTACATGTACGACTTCATTCAGCTCTTCGCGGCACACCTGACGCCGGAGATCATCCAGCGCGCCATCGAAGCGCGGGAGCCGGAGCAGCGTGCGCAACTGTTCGAGGAGCTCAACGCCAACCTGATCGAGGCCTGA
- the cobA gene encoding uroporphyrinogen-III C-methyltransferase: MSEHNTPLGTVYLVGAGPGAPDLLTLRAARLLGRADVVVYDRLVAPAILEMARPEARLVFVGKERDRHPVPQETINARLIELARQGLQVVRLKGGDPFIFGRGGEELDQLLENGIPFEVVPGITAASGCAAYAGIPLTHRDHAQSCLFVTGHRRDGRLDIDWDAVVRPAQTVVFYMGLQSLAELCAGLMRHGMPEGVPAAIVEQGTTDCQRVISGTIASLPGLAEHAGARAPSLIIVGSVVNLRRQLAWFEGGSKGDGFHRLG; this comes from the coding sequence ATGTCTGAACACAACACCCCGCTGGGAACAGTCTATCTGGTGGGTGCCGGTCCCGGAGCACCTGATCTGCTCACTTTGCGCGCCGCCCGGCTTCTTGGGCGCGCCGATGTCGTGGTTTACGATCGCCTGGTGGCACCCGCCATTCTTGAAATGGCTCGGCCTGAGGCCCGACTGGTCTTCGTCGGCAAGGAGCGGGATCGCCATCCGGTGCCGCAGGAGACCATCAACGCCCGTCTCATCGAACTCGCGAGGCAAGGGCTACAGGTTGTCCGACTGAAGGGTGGAGACCCCTTCATCTTCGGGCGCGGCGGCGAGGAACTCGATCAACTCCTGGAGAACGGCATCCCCTTTGAAGTGGTGCCGGGAATCACCGCTGCCAGCGGCTGTGCGGCCTATGCAGGCATACCCCTTACGCACCGTGACCATGCCCAGTCCTGCCTTTTCGTCACCGGACATCGTCGGGACGGTCGTCTGGATATCGACTGGGACGCCGTGGTGCGACCAGCCCAGACCGTCGTGTTTTACATGGGGCTGCAGAGTCTCGCCGAACTGTGCGCCGGGTTGATGCGGCATGGCATGCCTGAGGGGGTGCCCGCCGCCATCGTGGAACAAGGGACGACGGATTGCCAGCGGGTGATCAGCGGAACGATAGCGTCGCTGCCGGGGCTGGCGGAGCATGCGGGCGCCCGGGCACCCAGCCTCATCATTGTCGGCTCGGTGGTCAATTTGCGACGCCAATTGGCCTGGTTCGAGGGGGGCAGTAAAGGGGATGGCTTTCATCGACTGGGATAA
- a CDS encoding cold-shock protein → MMTGTVKWFDDAKGFGFITPEDGSKDVFVHHSAILGTGFKSLAEGQRVQFETQNTPKGVAAANVTPV, encoded by the coding sequence ATGATGACAGGTACAGTAAAGTGGTTTGACGATGCCAAGGGCTTTGGCTTCATCACCCCGGAAGATGGCAGCAAGGACGTATTCGTACACCACTCCGCCATACTTGGCACCGGCTTCAAGAGCCTGGCCGAAGGTCAGCGAGTTCAGTTCGAAACCCAGAACACCCCCAAGGGTGTTGCTGCGGCGAACGTTACCCCGGTCTGA
- a CDS encoding HPF/RaiA family ribosome-associated protein, translating to MQIQINPGPGMQQSDALDEHVSARLERIDRRFGERLTRIEVHMTDVNGPKGGENKRVKLEARPRGLDPVLAEATEESAYDAVNSAVDKLESVLASLFGKQDAKQRSTMS from the coding sequence ATGCAGATTCAGATCAATCCGGGACCGGGTATGCAGCAGTCTGATGCATTGGATGAGCACGTGTCTGCGCGGCTGGAGCGAATCGATCGGCGCTTTGGCGAGCGTCTGACCCGGATCGAAGTGCACATGACCGACGTCAACGGACCAAAAGGCGGTGAGAACAAACGCGTCAAGCTGGAAGCGAGGCCACGGGGACTGGATCCGGTGCTGGCAGAAGCCACCGAGGAGTCTGCCTACGATGCCGTCAACAGCGCGGTAGACAAGCTGGAGAGCGTGCTTGCGAGCCTCTTCGGCAAACAGGACGCCAAGCAGCGCTCCACGATGTCGTGA
- a CDS encoding DUF3422 family protein, translating into MDDMNNKTHATGRDGPGIREHPQRLAIASELHARPFESLTPPLRATHLAMLGADAQEDRRHVETLCDAFEQVRPPESATHHSVNLGAFHLRWERHTEFSTYTFFCSSPYMGRDEHFTNRALDRVPPAWREAIPGELVAAVHLILEGPADPERSVHEILELFGTENVAGSMVADGGAHLFTDFRLHGDGFGHILIQAGGLPARRTGRLVQRVLEIETYRLMALLAFPIARRTTAQLTELDDQLRSVTDRMSHRESLESEQALLTELSGLAGELERITAQNTFRLSAAHAYRELVENRIDNLREERIKDLQTISEFMERRFTPAMRTCESVALRQHALSERLSRAAELLRTRVDVALEAQNRDLLASMNQRTDLQLRLQQTVEGLSVVVLSYYTTGLLHYALRGVEAAGVALNVNLIVGASVPFIVVGMWTVSRLMRRRLLGKRSSH; encoded by the coding sequence ATGGACGACATGAATAATAAAACCCACGCCACCGGGCGGGATGGCCCGGGGATCCGCGAGCATCCGCAAAGGCTCGCTATCGCTTCGGAACTCCATGCTCGGCCCTTCGAGAGCCTGACGCCGCCACTGAGAGCGACGCATCTGGCCATGCTCGGTGCCGACGCCCAGGAGGATCGCCGCCACGTAGAGACACTATGCGACGCCTTCGAGCAGGTGCGGCCTCCGGAGAGCGCAACCCACCACAGCGTCAACCTTGGGGCGTTCCACCTGCGCTGGGAACGGCACACGGAATTCTCTACCTACACGTTCTTCTGCAGCAGCCCTTACATGGGCCGGGATGAGCACTTCACCAACCGGGCCCTCGACCGTGTGCCACCAGCCTGGCGTGAGGCGATTCCCGGGGAGTTGGTAGCGGCGGTCCATCTCATACTTGAAGGCCCTGCCGACCCCGAGCGGAGTGTTCACGAGATCCTGGAGCTATTCGGCACGGAAAATGTGGCTGGCAGCATGGTTGCCGATGGTGGTGCGCACCTGTTCACGGATTTTCGCCTCCATGGCGACGGCTTCGGACACATTCTCATTCAGGCAGGAGGGTTGCCGGCACGTCGGACGGGTCGGCTGGTGCAGCGGGTACTGGAGATCGAGACCTACAGGCTCATGGCCTTGCTGGCATTCCCCATCGCCCGGCGCACCACGGCACAATTGACGGAACTGGATGACCAGCTGCGGTCCGTCACCGACCGAATGTCACATCGGGAGAGCCTGGAGTCAGAGCAGGCCCTGCTGACCGAGCTCTCCGGCCTGGCAGGCGAACTCGAGCGCATCACCGCCCAGAACACCTTTCGCCTGAGCGCGGCGCACGCGTATCGGGAGCTGGTGGAAAACCGCATCGACAACCTGCGAGAAGAGCGCATCAAGGACCTGCAGACCATCAGCGAGTTCATGGAGCGCCGCTTTACGCCGGCGATGCGCACCTGTGAGTCGGTGGCCTTGCGCCAGCATGCCCTGTCGGAACGCTTGTCCAGGGCGGCCGAGCTGTTGCGGACCCGGGTTGATGTCGCGCTGGAAGCGCAGAATCGCGATCTGCTGGCCTCCATGAACCAGCGCACCGATCTGCAATTACGCCTGCAACAGACCGTCGAGGGCCTCTCAGTGGTTGTTCTGAGCTACTACACGACCGGCCTGCTGCATTACGCCTTGCGTGGAGTCGAGGCGGCGGGTGTGGCACTCAATGTGAACCTGATTGTCGGCGCCTCCGTGCCATTCATCGTGGTGGGCATGTGGACAGTCAGCAGGCTGATGCGCCGCCGCCTGCTGGGCAAACGCTCCAGTCATTGA
- a CDS encoding bifunctional nuclease domain-containing protein gives MAARFPRIPLILALIAPLLAAATFGAHARELAVHPDELVPVELATVGFDRLSGAPVVLLREPESGDVVPILVGVNEARAILMALHDVSVRRPMTHDLMHSLVGAIDARLERVMVDELRDGTYFGMLQLRKNASDETIMVDTRPSDGLALALRAGAMILVAPAILQHRPDLEFEGLQDDEVVTALDITVVPVTAELREALGLPEDAEGVLVSRARGRAASAGISEGDLILSINGEVPRSPMDFLELVGETSTGARARIRYWDGNEEQEVELPTDVPMPRAEDGPRISL, from the coding sequence ATGGCCGCGCGCTTCCCTCGCATTCCCCTGATCCTCGCGCTGATCGCGCCCCTGCTCGCCGCTGCCACCTTCGGCGCACACGCACGGGAACTCGCCGTACACCCGGATGAGCTGGTGCCCGTAGAACTGGCGACAGTGGGTTTCGACCGCCTATCCGGCGCGCCGGTGGTACTCCTGCGGGAACCTGAATCAGGTGATGTGGTGCCGATTCTGGTCGGGGTCAACGAGGCCAGGGCCATTCTCATGGCACTGCACGATGTTTCGGTCCGTCGCCCCATGACCCACGACCTCATGCATAGCCTGGTTGGCGCCATCGACGCACGCCTGGAGCGGGTCATGGTGGACGAACTGCGTGACGGCACCTATTTCGGGATGCTGCAACTACGCAAGAACGCATCGGATGAGACCATCATGGTCGACACCCGCCCCAGCGACGGACTGGCGCTGGCCCTGCGAGCCGGAGCCATGATCCTCGTAGCACCGGCCATACTCCAGCACCGGCCGGACCTGGAATTCGAAGGCCTGCAGGATGACGAGGTGGTGACGGCACTGGACATCACCGTGGTACCGGTTACCGCCGAACTGCGGGAAGCACTCGGCCTGCCTGAGGATGCCGAAGGCGTGTTGGTGAGCCGGGCACGCGGTCGTGCCGCGTCTGCCGGCATCAGCGAGGGGGATCTGATTCTGAGCATCAATGGCGAAGTCCCTCGCTCGCCCATGGATTTTCTTGAACTGGTTGGCGAGACCAGCACCGGGGCACGTGCCCGGATCCGCTACTGGGATGGTAACGAAGAACAGGAAGTGGAACTCCCGACGGACGTGCCCATGCCCCGGGCCGAGGACGGACCACGCATCTCCTTGTAA
- a CDS encoding DUF1330 domain-containing protein: MAAFLLADVAVADMQAYRDSGYIDTVPRIAAGFGGRYRARGGDMSVLEGDWSPRRMVIIEFPDMAALLDFYHSQDYAPWKAIRQRLTDSKWVAVDGLSTELLP; the protein is encoded by the coding sequence ATGGCAGCATTTCTGCTCGCCGATGTTGCCGTTGCCGACATGCAGGCATACCGTGACAGCGGCTATATCGACACGGTTCCACGCATTGCCGCCGGGTTTGGTGGGCGCTATCGGGCGCGCGGCGGTGACATGTCGGTGCTCGAGGGCGACTGGAGTCCGCGCCGGATGGTGATCATTGAGTTCCCGGACATGGCGGCGCTGCTGGATTTCTATCATTCACAGGACTACGCACCGTGGAAGGCGATCCGCCAGCGTCTCACCGATTCGAAGTGGGTCGCGGTCGACGGCCTGTCCACGGAACTCCTGCCCTGA
- the pckA gene encoding phosphoenolpyruvate carboxykinase (ATP): MDRFTLADYGIDGPQVLRNPAPAQLYEFALTHEPGTAISATGALMARSGAKTGRSPKDKRLVLGGQTEADIWWGPVNKGLSDQSFDALRAQALAHLGAQPRLFVIDGFAGWDPAHRVRIRIICERAYHALFMRNMLIRPTEDELAEFGTPDYVIYNAGRASADDSIDGVDSQTSVSLCLDSGEFIILGTEYAGEMKKGVFTIMNYLMPKNNVLSMHCSANQGDNGDVSIFFGLSGTGKTTLSADPRRALIGDDEHCWSDDGVFNIEGGCYAKVIDLDPRAEPDIYQAIRFGAVLENVVFDPTTREVNYRDGSITENTRCSYPVEFIPNAKLPCIAGKPKNVVFLTCDAFSVLPPVSKLTPAQAMYHFISGYTAKVAGTEMGVTEPEATFSSCFGAPFLVWHPTRYAELLAERIRRDEVSVWLVNTGWTGGPYGVGQRMSIAHTRAIIDAIHDGSLEQAPTVTDPVFGVAVPTHCAGVPEHVLIPENNWPDHAAYQETAQHLAALFHENFRKFEDQASAEIRDAGPRRPREIAAATAAAAL, translated from the coding sequence ATGGACCGGTTCACTCTCGCAGACTACGGTATCGACGGGCCACAGGTCCTGCGCAATCCGGCGCCAGCGCAACTCTACGAGTTTGCCCTGACGCATGAGCCCGGCACCGCCATCTCCGCCACGGGTGCGCTCATGGCGCGCTCCGGTGCAAAGACCGGTCGCAGCCCCAAGGACAAGCGCCTGGTGCTTGGCGGGCAAACCGAAGCCGATATCTGGTGGGGTCCGGTAAACAAGGGCCTGTCGGATCAATCATTCGACGCGTTGCGTGCCCAGGCGCTTGCCCACCTGGGTGCACAGCCACGGCTGTTTGTCATTGATGGCTTCGCCGGATGGGATCCCGCCCATCGGGTGCGCATCCGCATCATCTGCGAACGCGCCTACCATGCCCTGTTCATGCGGAACATGCTGATTCGTCCCACCGAGGACGAACTGGCGGAATTCGGCACACCGGACTACGTGATCTACAACGCCGGGCGGGCCAGCGCGGACGACAGCATTGACGGCGTCGACAGCCAGACCAGCGTCAGCCTCTGCCTCGACAGTGGCGAATTCATCATCCTCGGTACGGAATACGCCGGGGAGATGAAAAAGGGCGTGTTCACCATCATGAACTACCTGATGCCCAAGAATAACGTGCTGTCCATGCACTGCTCGGCGAACCAGGGCGACAACGGCGATGTCTCGATCTTCTTCGGCCTCTCCGGCACTGGCAAGACCACCCTCTCCGCGGATCCTCGTCGCGCCCTCATCGGCGACGACGAACACTGCTGGTCGGACGACGGCGTTTTCAACATCGAGGGTGGCTGCTACGCCAAGGTGATCGACCTGGACCCCCGGGCCGAACCGGATATCTACCAGGCGATTCGCTTCGGTGCAGTACTGGAGAACGTGGTTTTCGATCCGACGACCCGGGAGGTGAACTACCGCGACGGCAGCATCACGGAGAACACCCGGTGCTCCTACCCCGTGGAATTCATTCCGAACGCCAAGCTCCCCTGCATCGCCGGCAAGCCCAAGAACGTGGTCTTCCTCACCTGTGACGCATTCAGCGTGCTGCCCCCGGTGAGCAAGCTCACCCCGGCCCAGGCCATGTACCACTTCATCAGTGGATACACGGCGAAGGTGGCCGGCACCGAAATGGGCGTGACCGAACCGGAGGCGACCTTTTCTTCATGCTTTGGCGCCCCGTTCCTGGTCTGGCACCCGACACGTTATGCCGAGTTGCTGGCGGAGCGCATCCGCCGCGACGAAGTCTCCGTCTGGCTGGTTAACACGGGCTGGACCGGCGGCCCCTACGGCGTTGGCCAGCGCATGAGCATCGCCCACACCCGGGCCATCATCGACGCCATACACGACGGATCACTGGAACAGGCACCGACGGTAACCGACCCCGTATTCGGGGTCGCCGTGCCGACGCACTGCGCCGGCGTCCCAGAGCACGTGCTGATTCCGGAGAACAACTGGCCCGATCACGCTGCTTACCAGGAAACGGCCCAGCACCTCGCAGCCCTGTTCCATGAGAATTTCCGCAAGTTCGAGGATCAGGCCTCGGCGGAGATCCGTGACGCCGGTCCGCGGCGACCCCGGGAGATCGCTGCCGCCACCGCAGCCGCGGCACTCTGA
- a CDS encoding ABCB family ABC transporter ATP-binding protein/permease: MRAQTTGDDEPQRRPDWRILRSLLPYLMEYRGRVFLALACLTLAKLANVTVPIALKYIVDHFEGRAEALIAVPLGLVAAYGLLRFSAVFFSELRDAVFARVAERAMRRVSLAVFEHLHRLELAFHLSRRMGGLARDIERGTTGISFLLRFTLFNILPTLLEIAMVAVILVVAFSPGFVTTVLAAVGVYIFFSIVVTEWRTRFVRESNEMDSQSNTRAMDSLLNYETVKYFGNERFEAERYDHNLAAWEAARMKNRLSLAALNSGQALIIAAAVTVMMMMAASQVADGRMSLGDLVMVNAYMIQLFIPLNFLGFVYREIRQALVSIERMFRLLETNEAVVDAPDAVPLQPDGGELRFDSVAFGYQPERTILRDLNFTVHPGQTVAIVGPSGAGKSTIARLLFRFYDVNEGRILINGQDIRDVTQESLRRAIGVVPQDTVLFNESIYYNIAYGRPDAPREAVLDAARRANLQGFIDRLPDGYDTRVGERGLKVSGGEKQRIAIARMLLKDPPILILDEATSALDSHSEQAVLAALAAATVRRTTLAIAHRLSTIMNADAILVLDQGRVVEQGTHVQLLAAGGLYHALWQQQQHSLDRDASEQGRAD, translated from the coding sequence TTGCGCGCCCAGACCACAGGTGATGACGAGCCTCAGCGACGGCCCGACTGGCGCATTCTGCGCAGCCTGCTCCCCTATTTGATGGAGTACCGCGGCCGGGTCTTCCTGGCCCTGGCCTGCCTGACCCTCGCGAAACTCGCCAACGTCACCGTACCCATTGCCCTGAAATACATCGTCGATCACTTCGAGGGCCGCGCCGAAGCACTGATCGCGGTGCCCCTCGGCCTGGTGGCGGCCTACGGTTTGCTGCGGTTCAGCGCCGTGTTCTTCAGTGAGTTGCGTGATGCGGTGTTTGCCCGGGTTGCAGAACGGGCCATGCGCCGGGTGTCCCTCGCGGTCTTCGAGCACCTCCACCGGTTGGAACTGGCCTTCCATTTGTCCCGTCGGATGGGTGGACTGGCCCGGGATATCGAGCGAGGAACGACGGGAATCAGTTTCTTGCTGCGCTTCACGCTATTTAACATCCTGCCGACGCTGCTGGAGATAGCGATGGTGGCGGTGATCCTGGTGGTGGCTTTCAGCCCCGGGTTTGTCACCACCGTGCTCGCGGCGGTGGGTGTGTATATCTTCTTCTCCATCGTGGTGACGGAGTGGCGAACGCGTTTCGTGCGCGAGTCCAATGAGATGGACAGCCAGTCCAACACCCGGGCCATGGACAGCCTGCTGAACTACGAGACGGTGAAGTATTTTGGCAACGAGCGTTTCGAGGCGGAGCGCTATGATCACAATCTGGCCGCCTGGGAGGCGGCACGGATGAAAAACCGCCTGTCCCTGGCGGCGCTCAATTCCGGTCAGGCCCTGATCATAGCCGCTGCAGTTACGGTGATGATGATGATGGCCGCGAGCCAGGTTGCGGATGGCCGCATGAGCCTGGGTGATCTGGTCATGGTCAATGCCTACATGATCCAGCTCTTTATCCCCCTCAATTTTCTTGGCTTTGTCTATCGGGAAATCAGACAGGCCCTGGTGAGCATCGAGCGCATGTTCCGCTTGCTGGAAACCAACGAAGCCGTCGTCGACGCCCCGGACGCGGTGCCGTTGCAGCCTGATGGCGGCGAACTCCGCTTCGACTCGGTGGCTTTCGGCTATCAACCCGAGCGCACCATTCTTCGCGACCTGAACTTCACGGTTCATCCCGGGCAGACTGTCGCCATCGTCGGCCCCAGTGGTGCCGGCAAGTCAACCATTGCGCGCCTGCTGTTCCGCTTCTACGACGTTAATGAGGGGCGAATCCTGATCAATGGGCAGGATATCCGCGACGTCACCCAGGAGAGCCTGCGTCGGGCAATCGGGGTGGTTCCCCAGGACACCGTGCTGTTCAACGAATCCATTTACTACAACATCGCCTATGGCCGCCCCGACGCGCCCAGGGAAGCCGTGCTGGACGCGGCGCGTCGGGCCAATCTGCAGGGCTTTATCGATCGGTTGCCCGATGGTTATGACACCCGGGTCGGTGAGCGCGGGTTGAAGGTGTCCGGCGGCGAGAAGCAACGCATCGCCATCGCCCGCATGCTTCTGAAGGATCCGCCAATCCTCATTCTCGACGAGGCGACATCGGCCCTGGACAGCCATTCCGAGCAGGCCGTGCTGGCGGCTCTGGCGGCGGCCACCGTGCGCCGGACCACCCTGGCCATCGCCCATCGGCTGTCCACCATCATGAACGCCGACGCGATACTCGTGCTGGATCAGGGGCGGGTGGTGGAGCAGGGCACCCATGTCCAACTGCTGGCTGCTGGCGGGCTCTATCACGCGCTGTGGCAACAGCAGCAGCACAGCCTTGATCGCGATGCGTCCGAACAGGGTAGGGCAGACTAG
- a CDS encoding uracil-xanthine permease family protein yields the protein MQERYSDPVWREALAGSQMLLVAFGALVLMPLITGLDPSVALFTAGVGTLIFHLVTGKQLPIFLASSFAFIAPIGVATGEFGLSATMGGLMAAGITYMLLAGAVKLNGTGFVDRLLPPVVIAPVIMSIGLGLAPVAANMAMGRTGDGAAELVPYTTAIVIAAISLGVTIVVAVLGRGLFRLLPILFGVLAGYLASFAVGIVDISTITDAPWLTVPAFSAPSFHWGAILFMLPVAIAPAIEHVGDVLAISNVTRRNYLRKPGLHRTLFGDGLATTAAASVGGPPNTTYSEVTGAVMLTRNFNPNIMLWAAGVAIVLAFVGKFGAVLQAIPAPVMGGILCLLFGSIAVVGLNTLIRHQVDLSQARNLIIVAVTLVLGIGGVVVGGTAIGLQGIALASVAAILLNLVLPGYTAWRRDDEDEPRQAG from the coding sequence ATGCAGGAACGATACTCCGATCCCGTCTGGCGAGAAGCGCTGGCCGGATCCCAGATGCTGTTGGTCGCCTTTGGTGCGCTGGTGCTGATGCCGCTGATCACCGGGCTCGATCCCAGCGTTGCGCTGTTCACCGCCGGTGTCGGGACGCTGATCTTTCACCTCGTCACGGGCAAGCAACTGCCAATTTTCCTGGCGTCGTCCTTCGCCTTCATTGCGCCTATCGGCGTGGCTACCGGCGAGTTCGGTCTGTCTGCCACCATGGGTGGTCTCATGGCGGCAGGGATCACCTACATGCTCCTCGCAGGTGCCGTGAAGTTGAACGGCACCGGCTTTGTGGACCGGCTGTTGCCGCCGGTGGTCATTGCGCCGGTGATCATGAGCATCGGTCTGGGCCTGGCTCCCGTGGCGGCCAACATGGCCATGGGCCGCACCGGCGACGGTGCTGCCGAACTCGTGCCGTATACCACGGCAATCGTCATCGCGGCCATTTCCCTGGGCGTGACCATCGTCGTGGCCGTGCTGGGTCGCGGCCTGTTCCGCCTGCTGCCCATCCTGTTCGGCGTGCTGGCGGGCTATCTGGCGTCCTTCGCGGTGGGCATTGTTGATATTTCCACCATCACCGATGCGCCGTGGCTCACCGTGCCCGCTTTCAGCGCGCCCAGTTTCCACTGGGGCGCGATCCTGTTCATGCTGCCGGTGGCCATCGCGCCCGCCATCGAACACGTGGGCGACGTGCTTGCCATCAGTAACGTGACCCGGCGCAATTACCTGCGTAAACCCGGCCTGCATCGGACGCTATTCGGTGATGGCCTTGCCACCACGGCGGCGGCCAGTGTCGGTGGACCGCCCAACACCACCTACTCGGAAGTAACCGGCGCCGTCATGCTCACCCGCAACTTCAACCCCAACATCATGTTATGGGCCGCGGGAGTCGCCATCGTATTGGCCTTCGTTGGCAAGTTCGGCGCCGTGCTGCAAGCGATTCCGGCCCCCGTGATGGGCGGTATCCTCTGCCTGCTGTTCGGGTCCATTGCAGTGGTTGGCCTGAATACGCTGATCCGTCATCAGGTCGATCTCTCCCAGGCCCGCAACCTGATCATCGTCGCCGTGACGCTGGTGCTTGGTATTGGTGGCGTCGTGGTGGGTGGTACCGCCATCGGCCTGCAGGGTATTGCCCTGGCCAGTGTGGCGGCAATCCTGCTCAACCTGGTGCTGCCGGGCTACACCGCATGGCGCCGCGACGACGAAGACGAGCCGCGGCAGGCGGGTTGA
- a CDS encoding enhanced serine sensitivity protein SseB C-terminal domain-containing protein produces the protein MEPTTDQPNVLEHALSRAHQQPAMRPDFYRALLRSEIYLIGSSSPADSTRSGQELTLMQWETERGERVIPVFTSLEEVRRSIDSEEQVLRMPGAQLMALGTDVPLVLNPLSELQEILSPDDVQALAAGHLPGVDAVASRQHEAGRPRRVGPARPYPAILVDALTTLFVGRREVRAAWLCAMEPELRGDPDQLLVGLDLEPDTFEQVSEDVIYVASRVEERGGFVSADVLELGDSPLSRQVRAVAEPFYSRSWGERITDPLLPGHA, from the coding sequence ATGGAACCGACTACCGACCAGCCCAACGTCCTCGAACATGCGCTCAGCCGCGCCCACCAGCAGCCGGCCATGCGGCCCGATTTCTATCGCGCCCTGCTGCGCTCGGAGATCTATCTCATTGGCAGCAGTTCACCGGCCGACAGCACCCGGTCCGGCCAGGAACTGACGCTTATGCAGTGGGAAACCGAGCGTGGCGAGCGGGTGATTCCCGTATTCACGTCGCTGGAGGAGGTTCGCCGCTCAATCGACAGCGAGGAGCAGGTGTTGCGCATGCCCGGTGCCCAGCTCATGGCCCTGGGTACTGACGTCCCATTGGTGCTCAATCCGTTGTCAGAATTGCAGGAGATCCTCTCGCCGGACGACGTGCAAGCTCTGGCGGCAGGGCACCTCCCGGGCGTCGATGCGGTTGCGAGCCGCCAGCATGAAGCCGGCCGGCCGCGGCGGGTAGGGCCTGCCAGGCCCTATCCAGCCATCCTGGTGGATGCGCTGACGACGCTGTTCGTCGGTCGCCGTGAAGTGCGTGCTGCCTGGTTATGCGCCATGGAGCCGGAGTTGCGTGGCGATCCCGACCAGTTGCTGGTCGGTCTGGACCTTGAACCCGATACCTTCGAGCAGGTCTCCGAGGACGTCATCTACGTTGCCAGCAGAGTCGAGGAGCGAGGCGGTTTCGTCAGCGCCGATGTTCTCGAGTTGGGCGACTCTCCGCTGTCTCGTCAGGTACGGGCTGTAGCAGAGCCCTTCTACAGCCGGAGCTGGGGTGAGCGAATCACCGATCCACTGCTCCCCGGGCACGCCTGA